The genomic region CCTAGGACGTCGCCCTCTCACGGCGGTAACACGGGTTCAAATCCCGTACGGGGTACAAGAGTAAACCTCCGATCCACCTGCTGGATCGGAGGTTTTTGTTGTGCGGGTTGCCTCTCAGAAGATTCCACCGCCCCGTGGACATGCTTTCGCGAACTATGGTTAATCGCATGGTGTGGTCGTTGTCGTCGCTATTGAGCGGACGGATTCAGCAGAGCGGTTCGAGCCTTATCGACGCTTCCAGTGTCCCCGCAGCGGCATCGAGTCTGTTTTCCGCAATCCCGATCCTGGCAGTGCCGGCGCTGTTTCTGGCCACCCTTGGCGGGGGAGTGTTCGGCTCTTCGATGTATGAGGGGGCGAGCAGCAATGGGTCGTCGCTAAGCAATGTCAGCGAAACTTTCCCTGACCCCGACGCGCGCCCGGCGACGCTGAAATCGGTCACGCACATCGAAAACGACGTGTACGAGGTCGTGGTCTACTCCCACGCCATGGGCCGAGAGGTCAAAAACGAGGTCATCCTGCCCGGCGGTCCGGACAACGATACCTCGCGGCCCACGTTCTACCTGCTCATGGGCGCAGACGGAGCGGCGAACGGGTGGTCGTGGCGCAACTCGTCGGACTACCAGGATTTCTTCCAAGACAAACTGGTCAACGTGGTCACCCCGATTGGCTCCGTGTCCTCCATGCAGGCCGATTGGTACCGCGAGGACGAGGCGACTGGCCGCAACAAGTGGCTGACCTACTTCACCAAAGAGCTGCCGCCGCTAATGGACGAGTATTTCCACGGCAACGGGCGCGACGCGATCGCAGGTATCTCAATGTCCGGCGGGCCCGCTTTGCACATCGCGTCGTTGGATACGGAACGGTTCCGCGCTGCCGCGTCCTACTCTGGCTGCCCGGCAACCTCCGGTGTGCTGGGCGATACCTACGTGCGCCAGGCGCTCAAACTCAACGGCGCGGACGCGACCAAGATGTGGGGTCTGTCCAGCAACCCCGCGTGGGAGGCGCACTCGCCGGTGCTGCACCTCGGCGCGCTGGAGGACACGAAACTGTTCGTCTCGGCGGCGCAAGGCGTGCCGGGTGAGATCGATGACACGAAAACTTCCTCGGAGCGGATCGGGCCGCCCGTCGCGATTGAGGCGGCCTCCTACGCCTGCTCCGACTACTTTGTAGACCAAGCGCAGCGCGCGGGCCTGGACGTGGAGTGGTACCCGCAGGTGGAAGGCACGCACAGTTGGGGGCTGTTTGAGAAGTCCATGCGCAAGAGCTGGGGTGTGATCGGACCCGCGCTCGACGTCCAACCGTTCGAGCGGGAGACTCCGGTGACCAAGGCGCCCCTTCCGGAAGAGGCGCCGCAGCCGGTGGGAGGCTCTGAAAAGGGATCTTCCGGATCAAGCGAGTGATCCACACTGTACGTGACCGCAACATTGATGCGCGGTGGCGCTCTGCGCTCGGTGGCTACCACCGCTGGTCCGCTTGTCATCGCTCCAGCGTCCGCAGAGGGAAACGGCGGCGACCTTGGGTTCGTCGAGAAGTATCAATTTCCTGCGCTTAGCGATCCAGGATTGCTGAGATTGTTCACCCAGCGAGCGCCCCACGGCGGTGTTAAAGTAGGCGCGGTTTTTACCGTGTCCGAAGGAGTTCCTCATGCAATTCACACGAAAGTCTGTGTCTGTAGCAGCCGCGCTCGGAGTGGTCGCTCTTTCCCTCGTTGGCTGCTCCGAGCCGACGGAAGACGCTGCTTCCAGCACCGAAACTACCGGCGAGGCAGCCAAGGACTCTGCTTCGGACTCGTTGACGATTTACACCTCTGAGCCGGAGGAAAAAGTCGACCAGATCGTCGCCGCATTCAACGAGGAACACCCGGAGGTGGACGTGCAGGTCTACCGTGCAGGTACAGGGGATTTGAAAGCGCGCATCGAAGCGGAAAAGACATCCGGCTCCGTAGAAGCAGACCTTATCTGGGCTGCGGACGCGCCGACTTTTGAAGCTTTCAAAGCGGATGATCTGCTCGCGAAATTCAATGATGTCGAAACTGATGAGGTTCTCGACGGCGCAGCCGATCCGGAGGGCTACTACGTAGGCACCCGCATAATCCCGACAGTGATCGCCTACAACACCTCGGTCATCAACGAAGCTGATGCACCGCAGTCGTGGACGGACCTGACGGATGAGCGGTTCCGCGACAAGATTGTCATGCCGGATCCTGCCGTTTCCGGCGCCGCTGCCTACAACGCCACGGTGTGGATGAACAACGACAAGCTCGGAGAGGATTGGGTTACTGCGCTGGGCGGAAACGCACCGATGATCGCAGCGTCCAACGGTCCGACTTCCCAAGAAATCGCTGGAGGCGGCCACCCGGTGGGCGTGGTCGTCGACTACCTCGTGCGCGATCTTGCAGCGCAGGGTTCTCCTGTGAAGGAGGTATACGCCTCCGAGGGCTCTCCGTACATCACCGAACCGATCGCAGTGTTCGCAGATTCGGAACACCAATCTGCAGCTGAACTGTTCATCAATTTCGTGCTGTCCAA from Corynebacterium fournieri harbors:
- a CDS encoding alpha/beta hydrolase, with translation MVNRMVWSLSSLLSGRIQQSGSSLIDASSVPAAASSLFSAIPILAVPALFLATLGGGVFGSSMYEGASSNGSSLSNVSETFPDPDARPATLKSVTHIENDVYEVVVYSHAMGREVKNEVILPGGPDNDTSRPTFYLLMGADGAANGWSWRNSSDYQDFFQDKLVNVVTPIGSVSSMQADWYREDEATGRNKWLTYFTKELPPLMDEYFHGNGRDAIAGISMSGGPALHIASLDTERFRAAASYSGCPATSGVLGDTYVRQALKLNGADATKMWGLSSNPAWEAHSPVLHLGALEDTKLFVSAAQGVPGEIDDTKTSSERIGPPVAIEAASYACSDYFVDQAQRAGLDVEWYPQVEGTHSWGLFEKSMRKSWGVIGPALDVQPFERETPVTKAPLPEEAPQPVGGSEKGSSGSSE
- a CDS encoding ABC transporter substrate-binding protein, with protein sequence MQFTRKSVSVAAALGVVALSLVGCSEPTEDAASSTETTGEAAKDSASDSLTIYTSEPEEKVDQIVAAFNEEHPEVDVQVYRAGTGDLKARIEAEKTSGSVEADLIWAADAPTFEAFKADDLLAKFNDVETDEVLDGAADPEGYYVGTRIIPTVIAYNTSVINEADAPQSWTDLTDERFRDKIVMPDPAVSGAAAYNATVWMNNDKLGEDWVTALGGNAPMIAASNGPTSQEIAGGGHPVGVVVDYLVRDLAAQGSPVKEVYASEGSPYITEPIAVFADSEHQSAAELFINFVLSKKGQELAVEQNYLPIIEGVGTPGDAPELDDIALMDAGLKTLTDDRARSVEFFQNAMN